In Nitrospira sp., the sequence TCTGGGTCAATACGGGCTCTCGTGATGAAAGTCCCGCAGAGGCCGGGTATTCGCACTTCATTGAACACATGTTCTTCAAGGGGACGGTTGCTCGTTCGGCCACGGAGATCTCCCGTGAAATCGACGCGTTGGGAGGCGAGATGAACGCCTTCACGACACGTGAAACGACGACGTTCTACGTCAAGGTCTTGGATCAGCACTTGCCCCAGGCGTTGGATCTGCTTTCGGATCTGTTCCTTCGATCTCGTCTTGGCCGGAACGAAATTCAGAAAGAGAAACAGGTGGTGCTTGAAGAAGTCCGTATGGTTCAAGATGACCCGGAGGATCTGGTCCAGGAACTTCATACCAAGTTGGTGATGGGGCGACATCCCTTGAGTCGGCCGATCTTGGGGCGAGAATCAACCATCGTCCGGATCAGCCGATCGAATCTTCTCGACTATATCGACGCCCATTACCGCCCGGAAGAAATCGTGGTGGCGGTCGCGGGGAATTTCGATCAATATCAGCTTGAAAAAACAATGGCTCGCACCTTTGGTGGATATCACAAGTCCTCAAGCAGCATTCCTTGCAAACGGTGGCCTCCTGAACTCCAGGGTGGCGTGATGATGAAACAGAAGCCGTTGGAACAGGTTCACATCTGTGTGGGATTCGAGGGCGTTGCAGCGGGTCATAAGGACCGCTATGCGGTCTATGCCCTGAACGCGGTGCTCGGCGGCAGCGTCAGTTCTCGGCTTTTTCAAGAGGTCCGAGAGAAACGCGGCTTGTCCTATTCGATCTACTCATTTCTGTCCGGCTATTCCGATGGCGGCACCATTACGGTCTACGTTGGAATTCGGGCACGAGAGGTTGAGCGGGTCCTGGATTTGGTCTGCCGTGAAATTCGAAAACTGGCCAGGCATGGTATCGATGGTCACGAACTCAAACGCACGAAGGATCAAATGAAAGGCAGTCTCATGCTGAGTTTGGAAAGCTCACATAGTCGGATGAACAAGCTTGCCAAGGATGAGCTGATTGCCGGAACCCATACGACGTTGGAGGATCTGACGATGGAGATCGACGGCGTGACCGAGCAGCAAGTATTTCAAACCGCACAGAGCCTGTTCGTCGAGGACAGCATCGCGTTGACCGGATTGGGCCCTCTTTCTTCACGGCAAGTGCGGGAGTTGAGCGCAAACTTTTCGTAACCGTCGTTGATGCAGTTGAGACCAATTCATGGAAATCTCACGACGGATTCTTCATTGACATCCTGACGCAAGTTTCTTTACATTAGAATTCAGCAAACATTTCCTTGACAGGACATCGCTGTTTCAGTACCGTTCCGGTACCGGTTGGACAGTTTCCCGTTCGTGTTGCGGTGGAGGCTATTGAAGAACGTAAATTCCCAAAAAGCTTTGCACAAGCTTTGATTGAGCGACTTCAGAAGTGAGGACGGATAACGTCTCAGGATATCGGGCTCAAATTTGATGCAAGGAGGGATAACGTATGAAAAGGGCTGTCATTCTAGCTGCCGTGACGGTGTTTTCGGGATTCGGCTTGCTAGCGGCCGGGATCTCCCTAGCTGCCGACATAGAGCATTTAGGCCTCGCTGATGCGGTGGTTGGGGGAAAACCGCTGAAGGCCGAAACCGCTGCCAAGACGCTGCAAGGTCGTGTCTGGTCGCAGTGGGCGGATAACCCGGACGGAGAACTCCTGTTCGGGATTCAATATTGGAATACTGGAGAGCCGGGATCCGGCACACCTGCGGGCCGATCATCGACGACGTTTGACGTGAAGCCGCCTGATCCATTGTTCAGTTGTTGCGCTTGGGGTTTTACCGGAGGTAGTGAGAAAAATTCTACCTATTCAGGCTGGTATACCGCCACGACGGTCCGTCTTATGGTCAAAGATAAGGCCCTGATGGATCAAATCATCAAGGCCTCTCAAGAATTGGTCGCCATGGAGATCACGCTGGACGGCAGAACCATCACCGGCTTCAAGGTGATCAAGGACTAGTCACTGTCAATGTCGAAGATGTTGTTGAAGGAGGACTCGATCATGATCTTGCAGAAGCGAGGTGCAGCCGTTCTGGCAGCCGTTGCGCTCGTCGTCGGTATGGGTTCGACTGCCTCGGCCATTGAATCATTTCAAGAGCGATTCGAGTGGGGCGATATGAGCAAACCGACCACACTTCAAGGTCGGGTGATCGTGCTTGATCCATATGATGAAGCGGTGTGGATCAACATCGCCGTATTCGGCGGGAATGCCGAGAGCGGCTTGTTCTGGCAAAAAGTTCATCCGGGTAAAAATGTGAAGTTCTATGCCGATAAGTCCGCCTGGCAAGAGTTGAAGAAGATGGGCCGGTCTCATGCCGGACCGGCAGCAGCAAAAGAAGTTCCTCCAGGCAGCACGACCGACTTGATTGAATTCGTTGTCACAGAGATTGAACAGAATCATCGGGTGATTTCATCCGTGAAGAAGATTCCTGAGGTGTCTGGTTCAATGGGTAAGCCTGTGAGCATGTCCGGGCTTCGTCTCAAGGATTGTACCGGGAAGAGTGAATACGATAAGGCTTGCGCAGCAGCCAAGCAAGATCTCAACTCTTCGCCGGTTTCTCCCGATGGGAGTAACGTCGGTATGCAATACGATGTGATGCTTCCAGGAGGAAAAACTCTCGGCGGTCTCGTTCCATGGACCGCACAGTATAATCGTCCGCACTGAAGGCTATCCCAGGTGCAAACGGGCGGCCTCCCGAAAGGGACGCCGCCCGTTTTATTTTCACCGGCCTACGCAGGAAGCCATGCCGTCATGCAGTGCGCAGACTAGCATGGAATGTCCTACCTATGGTATCTCTACGGATACAGTTCTGTATCTAGCAGGCTGCGGAAAAACCCTCCGTTCATCCTTACGAGAGCCTCAGGACGAACGGAGCGGTCATTGAATATACTGAGGTTTTCCGTTCGTGCTGAGCCTGTCGAAGCACAGAAATCGAGTTTTTCCGCAGCCTGTTAGTTCGATACCGATCATGGCGATCACCCTCCCCATCGCCGTTGACTCTACGTCATCATCCTGTCTCCTTTCACTGTGTGGTCATGGACTTCGCCTAAGTCGCGCTAGGGCCTGTCATCAATTAAGCCATGTGATGGAGGCAGCGAGATAGATTGCGCCAAGGAAGTTGGCCGCGCGTTTGTCGTAGCGTGTAGCAATCGCGCGGAATTGTTTGAGTCTGGCAAAAAAGTTCTCGATCAGGTGCCGTGCCCTGTACAGGGCTTTATCGTATGCTCGGGTGGTTGTTCTGTTGGATTTTGGCGGGATGACGATATTCTTGCCCGCTTGTTGCAACGGCTGGATTATCCGTTCATCGGCGTCAAACGCCTTGTCGGCGAGGATCGTGTCGGCGTCGATGCCGGGAAGAAGGGCATCGGCCCCATCAAGGTCATGCGCCTGGCCTGGTGTGAGATGAAAACTCGTGGGATTGCCCAGCGCATCGCAGGTGGCGTGGATTTTCGTGGTCAATCCTCCTTTGCTGCGTCCGATCGCTTCCTGTTCGCGATGCCCCCTTTTGCGCCCGCACTGTGCTGGTGAGCACGGACGATCGTTGAATCGATCATGGCGTATCCGTTGTCGGGATCATCGGCCAGACGCTCGAACACCTGCTTCCAGACACCGCCCTTGCTCCAGCGCGTATGACGCGTGTGGATCACCCGGAAATCCCCGAACCGCTCCGGCAGATCCCGCCATGGGATCCCGGCACGGTAACGGTACAAAACAGCCTCCACAAACAGTCGGTTGTCTTTCGCTGTCACACCCACTGCGCCTTCACGCCCTGGCAGCAGTTTCTCGATCTTCTCCCATTGGTCATCACGCAACCCGTATCGTCTCACCATCCGCAGGCCCCTCCCTCGGCCTGTGGATGAGTGAATCACAACATTATGGCTCTGTGAACCCAGAAAATTAATTGATGACACGCCTTAGTGCGTTCTGGTTTTTGCATGGCAGGTATTGGTATTGCTGCGGTTGTTAATAAGACCTATGGCAACGATCTATCTCTCCTCCACCTACGAAGACCTCAAGGACTTCCGATCTGCGGTAGTGCATGCACTCCGCCAAAGCGAGTATCGCGTCATCGCCATGGAAGACTATGTGGCGACTGATCAGCGGCCGGCGGACAAATGCCTTCGGGATGTGGAGCAAGCCGATATCTATGTCGGGCTTTTTGCATTTCGCTATGGGTATGTTCCGCCATCTGAGCACAACAACCCAAAGGGCTTATCGATTACCGAATTGGAGCTTCGCCATGCACAGCATCATAAAAAACCTTGTTTGACGTTTCTCGCCGATCCAAAGGCGTCTGGGTTCCCAGCCACCCTGATGGATGCGTTCACCGGCGATGGTGACGCTGGAAAGCACATCAAGCGGTTGCGTGACGAATTGGGTCGTGAGCAGACGGCGAGCTTCTTCTCAGCACCCTACCAGCTGGCGAGTCTGGTCCAGGCTGCGGTGGCAAGCTATCTGGCGGCGCACAGGACACCAGCATCATCGAGCACACCACAAACGCCGACTCCCACGGCCATCACCTGGGATATCAAGAAAAATGGCTCGCCTTATCCCGGACTGATGCACTTCACCCGCAAGTACGCGCCCGTGTTCTTTGGTCGCGAGGCGGAGATCCATGACGTTCTTGACCGGTTGCGATCTCCTGAGGGGCGCTTCCTGATCATCAGCGGGGCGTCGGGCACTGGGAAATCCTCCCTCGTGGACGCTGGTGTGTTGCCGAAAATTGAGACGACCGTAGCCAACGAAGGTCCTGGATATCACAGTGCGCGCATGGTGCCGAGTCGGGGTCGCCATCCCTTTGATGCACTGATGCGGCCGCTGCATGGGTATGCCGAGCAGGCGGGAGTAGATGCTTACACCGTGAGCGAACAACTGCTGAGCCAGCCCAATCATCTGCCACAGATTTTTGGAGAAATCGCGTCGAAATGTTTCAAGAATGCTGAACTCGTGTTGTTCCTTGATCAGATGGAAGAATTGTTTACAGGGCAGGATCGGGCACAATCCCATAGTTTTCTCTCAGCTCTTTATCGCACTACGCAGGATGCCCCCCTACGTATCATCGCGACGATCCGGAGTGATTTCTTGCACCATTGTCATGAACAGCCCGATTTGTTGAGAATGCTCAACGGGCAAGGGCATATTGGGATTGGCCCCATTGATGCAGGCAGTGTTCGTGAAATGATTCTCAGACCGGCGCAATGTGCAGGGCTTTCTCTGTCGGAAAAGCTGGTCCGCCGTGTTACAGATGAAGCTGGCCACGAGCTGGGTAACTTACCGCTCTTAGCGTTTGCATTATGGCAGCTCTTCGATAAACGAGCGGGGAAGGAACTGACTGAACGGGCCTACGATGAAATGGGCGGCCTTGCCGGTGCCATTAGCCAGCGGGCAGATCGGGTGATGACCGAATTAGGTGAGGAAGCAAGGAATGCCTTCGACAAAGTGTTCGCTCAGCTCGTACACCTTGAACGCGAGCGCCCGCCGACTCGTAGACGCGTGAGTCTCATGGTCTTCAGGTCAGACGCGCCCGCGAATCAACTGATCGAAACGCTGGCAGGCCCAAAATGCCGAATCCTGGTCAAAGGTGGTGAAGGGAGTGAGGCCATGGTTGAGGTTGCCCATGAAAAGCTGTTTTCAGCCTGGCCTAAGCTCAAAGACTGGATCGATAGTAGTAGTGCCGACTTGCGGCTGATTGATTATGTAGAGGAGGCAGCGCGACGATGGTACGAGACGGGCTGTCATCTCGAAGAAGTGTGGCGCAAAGAGAGGGCCGAAGCAGTCGAACGTGCGTTGACACGATTCAAGAGAATGCCTTCTGCTCAGCTGTATACAATGATCCACCCACAGAAGATGTTGATTGAGCGGCTCGATGATGCGGCACTGTCACATGAAGACCGTCTTCTGATCGGTCAAAAGTTGTGTGAGTTTGGCGACACGCGGGATGGGGTCGGTCTGAAGGATGGTCTACCTGACATCGTGTGGATCGATATCCCTGGAGGCAGCATTATATTGGAGGAGATCGACCAGGTGTTCGAGGTCAAAACCTTCCGGATCGCCAAATATCCCGTAACCAACCTGCAATTCGAGGCGTTTATCAGTGCACAGGATGGCTACCGAAATAAGCAATGGTGGAATAACATCGAACCGAGCGAGAAGGCTCGTGTGACGACATGGAAGGAGACCAATGCACCGCGAGAGACCGTCTCCTGGTATGAAGCCGTCGCCTTTTGCCGGTGGCTCAGTGCTAAGACCGGCAAGAGTATTCATCTTCCAACGGAGTGGGAATGGCAGCAGGCCGCAACAGGCGGAGATCCGCAGCGTAAGTACCCGTGGGAAGGTGGATGGGATGGGTTTCGCTGTAATAGCTGGGACAGCCGACTGAGCCGGACGACAGCTGTGGGCATATACCCAGCTGGAGCTACAACACAGGGTATTTACGACATGGCTGGAAACGTGTGGGAATGGTGCCAGAATAAGTACGAGAATCCCGAAGGTCCGGAGGCGGTACGTATTGACAAGGGCGGCGAGCGCGTGCTGCGTGGCGGTTCCTGGGACAGCAGACCGGAGTACCTCCTTGCGTCGTACCGGGATGACAGGGACGATGTTGTTGCCCGAGGCGGCGGCCTTGGCTTTCGGCTCGTCCAGGACATTCCCTAACACTTACACTTTGCGCTTTGACCCTTTGCCTCCGATTCCGCCGGGCGAGTGCAGTTTTCAAGTTTATCGTCCTAATCCATTCGCCCCGAGCTCGTCGGCAAGCTCAGAGCAGGCATGTCGAAGGGGGGACGGGTTCTGAGAGATGCGGTTTACGGCTGCAAGGCGAGCGTGATGCGGATCGCCTCTTCGACGGTAGCCAGCTCTTCTTGGCTCAATGTGTCGATTCTCGATTGCAATCGTGATTTATCCAAGGATCGGATCTGGTCGCCCAATACACGAGCCGGCCTGCCGTTGACGACAACCATGGCTTCACCTGGATACAAGGAATCGACATGGCTGGTCAGCGGCAGGACCACCACGCGAGAGCCGAAGGTGTTGCAGGAATTGTTCGAAACGATCACCGCGGGTCTGGTCTTCTTGATTTCGGACCCAACCGTAGGATCCAACGCAACCCAGTAGACATCCCCTCGACGGGGTGGCTTCCTCAGTTTGGCCACCCTTCGCCCTCCGTGCTCTGCCAGTCATCCCCCAGGTCTTTCCGCCAGCGTTCTTTCCGGGCGGCACGGTAGGCTTCGTCAAGGGCCTTCTTGTCCGGATGAAGTTTCGCTCGAACGGCGGAGGAGATGAACGCACTGAGCTTCTTCGGAGGCACTTCCTTCTTGAGCCTCGCGTAAATATCCTCATCCATCGTGATGTTCAATCGGACAGCCATCGGTCCTCCTGCTAAGGCAATGCTGTATTGTATACAGGATGCATTTTTCTGGCAAGACAACTGATTGCGGCGATCGAGTGGCTGGGACTCACCCTGTTCTGAAAATGCCACCGTACTTAGGCGGCTGGCTCAAGGATCACGCGATGGCCCAAGCGCTCCAACTGCTTGACGTGCCGGCGGGTGGCCTGCTCTCGATCCCGTTGATCGAGGTAGGCAGCGCCCACCTCGTGGTAGGGCACACGGTCCTTCAGCATGTGATAGACGACTACGAGGATCGTATGCCCGACTGCCACCACCGCTTTCTTGTGCCCGCGATGCCGCATGAGGCGCCGGTAGCGAGCGGCGAGCCGACTGTCTTTGACCCGAATCGCGGCCAAGGCGGCTTCCGTCAACGTGGTGCGCAGCCAGCGGTTGCCCTTGCGGGGCTTGCCGCTCTGCCGCTTGCCCGCACTCTCGTGGTGCCCCGGACAGATGCCCGTCCAACTGCTGAGATGGCGATCCGAAGGAAAGGAGGCCATGTCGACGCCGATCTCGGCCACGATCCCTTCAATCGTGCGCTGGTTCACCCCCGGGATCGCATCCAGCGGGGCCACCACCTCTGCAAAAGGGCGGAGCTGCTCCTCGATGCGCTGGCTCAGGCGTTCAATGGCCTCCTCCAGATAGTCCAGATGCGACAGGAGTTCACTCACCAGGAACGCATGATGCCGACGAAAGCGGCCGGTCAGAGCCTGTTGCAACGCCGACAGCTTGGCGCGCAAGCGCCCCCGGGCCAAGTCGGCCAACACCTCGGGGTCCGTGGTACCAGCGACCAGCGCGTCCAGCATCGCCCGGCCCGACACGCCCAGGATATCGGTGGCGACCGACGCCAATTTCACGCCGGCATCTTCCAGGACCTTGTGCAGCCGCTGGACTTCGCGGGCGCGTTCCTGAATGAGCGTTTTGCGGTAGCGCGTCAGATCCCGGAGCTCCCGGATCGGGGCCGGCGGCACGAAGCTGCCCCGCAGCAGCCCATGCTCCAGCAATTGCGCGATCCAGACGCCGTCTTGAACGTCGGTCTTGCGACCTGGCACGTTGCGCATGTGAGCAGCATTGACCAAGAGACACGTGAAGGCCTCTTCGAGCACGTAATAGATCGGCTTCCAGTACACCCCCGTGCTCTCCATGGCCACGTGGGTGACCCCGTGGGTGGTCAGCCAATCCCGCAACGTCAGCAACTCAGCCGTCGTCGTGCCAAAGGTCCGCACGTGCTGGAGGCGTTCGCCCCCTGGCCCTGCCACCCGCACGCACACCGCGACGGTCTCTTTGTGCACATCCAGTCCCGCGCATCGCTCGAGTACTCGCTCCATGGCCTCCCTCCTCCTGATAGGGGTCAAGGCCGTGGCCTGGAGGCGCCTCCTGTTCACGACTCTGTTCTGCGTGCTCGTGGCAACAATGCGGGGTGCCGAAAGCGCCCGCGGCAGACTAATCGCGGACTCGTGGTACCAAGGGTACCCGCCGTTGACCAGGCCACGGTGCTTATCAGAATAGCGCATGTTCATCATGCGGGGTGAGCCATCGCTCATGAGGACTAATCCGAAATAATTTTGACGACAGATCGCATAAACACTGCGGGTGACGTGGCGAACGGGGCGAACTTCCCACCCTCCCAACCCTGCCGCGCCGAGACGCGGCTTCCAGCAAGCGCGCGCAACGGAAGGGCCTCACTGGGGGATGGGTGGAGTGAGCACGGTGGGGCTGTTCGCCATGACAGGACCCGCGGAATAAACCAATAGACGAATTTCTATTTTCGGATTTAGGCTAACCAATGATCATCAGCGATCGGAAGGGATGTTGCTGTCCGAACTTACCATCCGCTGCAACTCGGCGAGGCGATTCAAGGCATCAAGCGGTGTCATAGAGAATAGGTCGATCTGCTTGACCTCCTCAATGATGGGATGAGGCTGGGGAAGGGGATCTGATGTTGGTGGGGGTTGTTCTTGAATCAACTCGGAACGAGTCGACTCCGGTTGTTCAAGTTGCGACAACACCGCTTGGGCGCGATGAATCACGTTGGTAGGGAGCCCTGCAAGTTTGGCCACGTGGATGCCGTAACTCCGGTCGGCTTTGCCCGCCACGATTTTTCTCAGAAACACGACGTCTCCGCCGCGTTCCTGAACGGCCACGCGATAATTCTTGATTCCGGTCCGTTGCTGCTCCAGCTGTGTCATCTCATGGTAATGGGTGGCGAACAACGTGCGTGCGCCTAATCGCGCACGGTCATGGATGTGCTCTGCGATCGCCCAGGCGATGCTCAAGCCATCGTAGGTGCTTGTGCCGCGACCGATTTCGTCCAGTAGAATCAGGCTGCGTTGAGTCGCGTTCTGGAGAATGTTGGCTGTCTCGACCATTTCCACCATGAACGTACTCTGGCCTCCCGCCAGATTATCCGAGGCTCCCACTCTGGTGAAGATGCGATCGGTCAATCCGATCTGCGCTTCTGCGGCTGGTACGAAGCTGCCGATTTGAGCCATCAGTACGATCAGTGCGACTTGGCGAAGATAGGTACTCTTTCCCGCCATGTTCGGCCCGGTAATGATCAACAGCCTGTTCGTTTCCAGATCCAGGACCGTGTCGTTCGGGACGAACCCCGAATCGGTACAGAGTCGTTCGACCACTGGGTGGCGACCCTCCTGTATGGTGATGGCGCCTCCTTCCGTGACCGAGGGCTTGCTGTACCGGTGCAGGGCGGCGGCCTCGCCCAATCCGGCTATGACATCAATAAGGGAAAGGATGGTCGCCATGGCGTCTAATCGATGCGCTTCATTGGCCAGCCTTGCACGAACTTGAATGAAGATCTCCTGCTCACGAGCGAGCAACTTGACGTCGGCCCCGGTGACACGTTCTTCCAACTCCTTCAACTCTGCGGTCATGAACCGTTCGGCATTGACCAGGGTTTGCTTGCGAATATAGTCGGCGGGGACACGAGCAAGATTGGCTTTGGTGATCTCGATGTAGTAGCCGAACACCTGGTTGTAGCGGATTTTCAACGATTCTATGCCCGTTCGTTCACGCTCCTGCGTCTCGAGTGCGGCGATCCAGCTTTTCCCTTCCTTGCTTGCTTTACGCAACTCGTCGATTGCCGGGTCATAGCCGTCTTTGATGATATTCCCATCGCGAAGGGAGAGCGGAGCATCAGGTCGGATGGCTTCCTCGATCAGGTTATACAGATCTTGGCCGTTATCCCATGACGCCCGTGCATCGCAGAGTAGCCGGCTCTGGAGCGGTGCCAGCTGGGCAAAGATCTCAGGGAAAGCTGAGAGAGACTGTTTGAGGGCAAGCAGTTCTCGTGGGCCGGCCAAACCGAGTACGATGCGACTGCCGAGTCGAGCAATATCCTGGATCTCCCGCAATCCCGTACGTAACGCAGTCCGCACCTGCATCCTGTCCTTCAGTTCTTCCACGGCATCGAGGCGAGCGTTGATTTGGTCACAACGCACCAACGGCCGTACCAGCCACTGTCGAAGGAGTCGACTTCCCATGGCGGTGGCGGTTCGATCCAGCACGGTCAGGAGCGTTGCAGACTTCAAACCAGAAACAGTTTCGTTCAACGCGAATGGCTTGAGAAGTTCCAGGTTGCGGATCGTCACTCCATCCAGGTGCATGTACTCGCTATTCTGGCGAACAGTGAATCGCCGAACATGATCCAGAGGAACCGTCGGT encodes:
- a CDS encoding pitrilysin family protein, translating into MYRKLILDNGIRLVTERIPTLKSVTVGIWVNTGSRDESPAEAGYSHFIEHMFFKGTVARSATEISREIDALGGEMNAFTTRETTTFYVKVLDQHLPQALDLLSDLFLRSRLGRNEIQKEKQVVLEEVRMVQDDPEDLVQELHTKLVMGRHPLSRPILGRESTIVRISRSNLLDYIDAHYRPEEIVVAVAGNFDQYQLEKTMARTFGGYHKSSSSIPCKRWPPELQGGVMMKQKPLEQVHICVGFEGVAAGHKDRYAVYALNAVLGGSVSSRLFQEVREKRGLSYSIYSFLSGYSDGGTITVYVGIRAREVERVLDLVCREIRKLARHGIDGHELKRTKDQMKGSLMLSLESSHSRMNKLAKDELIAGTHTTLEDLTMEIDGVTEQQVFQTAQSLFVEDSIALTGLGPLSSRQVRELSANFS
- a CDS encoding IS110 family transposase, with protein sequence MGGWEVRPVRHVTRSVYAICRQNYFGLVLMSDGSPRMMNMRYSDKHRGLVNGGYPWYHESAISLPRALSAPRIVATSTQNRVVNRRRLQATALTPIRRREAMERVLERCAGLDVHKETVAVCVRVAGPGGERLQHVRTFGTTTAELLTLRDWLTTHGVTHVAMESTGVYWKPIYYVLEEAFTCLLVNAAHMRNVPGRKTDVQDGVWIAQLLEHGLLRGSFVPPAPIRELRDLTRYRKTLIQERAREVQRLHKVLEDAGVKLASVATDILGVSGRAMLDALVAGTTDPEVLADLARGRLRAKLSALQQALTGRFRRHHAFLVSELLSHLDYLEEAIERLSQRIEEQLRPFAEVVAPLDAIPGVNQRTIEGIVAEIGVDMASFPSDRHLSSWTGICPGHHESAGKRQSGKPRKGNRWLRTTLTEAALAAIRVKDSRLAARYRRLMRHRGHKKAVVAVGHTILVVVYHMLKDRVPYHEVGAAYLDQRDREQATRRHVKQLERLGHRVILEPAA
- a CDS encoding SUMF1/EgtB/PvdO family nonheme iron enzyme; amino-acid sequence: MATIYLSSTYEDLKDFRSAVVHALRQSEYRVIAMEDYVATDQRPADKCLRDVEQADIYVGLFAFRYGYVPPSEHNNPKGLSITELELRHAQHHKKPCLTFLADPKASGFPATLMDAFTGDGDAGKHIKRLRDELGREQTASFFSAPYQLASLVQAAVASYLAAHRTPASSSTPQTPTPTAITWDIKKNGSPYPGLMHFTRKYAPVFFGREAEIHDVLDRLRSPEGRFLIISGASGTGKSSLVDAGVLPKIETTVANEGPGYHSARMVPSRGRHPFDALMRPLHGYAEQAGVDAYTVSEQLLSQPNHLPQIFGEIASKCFKNAELVLFLDQMEELFTGQDRAQSHSFLSALYRTTQDAPLRIIATIRSDFLHHCHEQPDLLRMLNGQGHIGIGPIDAGSVREMILRPAQCAGLSLSEKLVRRVTDEAGHELGNLPLLAFALWQLFDKRAGKELTERAYDEMGGLAGAISQRADRVMTELGEEARNAFDKVFAQLVHLERERPPTRRRVSLMVFRSDAPANQLIETLAGPKCRILVKGGEGSEAMVEVAHEKLFSAWPKLKDWIDSSSADLRLIDYVEEAARRWYETGCHLEEVWRKERAEAVERALTRFKRMPSAQLYTMIHPQKMLIERLDDAALSHEDRLLIGQKLCEFGDTRDGVGLKDGLPDIVWIDIPGGSIILEEIDQVFEVKTFRIAKYPVTNLQFEAFISAQDGYRNKQWWNNIEPSEKARVTTWKETNAPRETVSWYEAVAFCRWLSAKTGKSIHLPTEWEWQQAATGGDPQRKYPWEGGWDGFRCNSWDSRLSRTTAVGIYPAGATTQGIYDMAGNVWEWCQNKYENPEGPEAVRIDKGGERVLRGGSWDSRPEYLLASYRDDRDDVVARGGGLGFRLVQDIP
- the mutS gene encoding DNA mismatch repair protein MutS; amino-acid sequence: MSDSTPSPLMRQYRDIKQGYPEAILFFRVGDFYEMFYEDAQEASRLLSIALTSRDKNSVHPVPLCGVPYHAATGYIAKLLKAGRLVALCEQVEDPKAAKGLVRREVVRLYTPGTLVDTEFLAPSELNYLAALSVGSDSDRGSPIGLAVLEVSTGEFWGMEFHGPHASPQLLNEVARLDPREVLFPADRRSPWIEQIAGARLCERPPASFSHQSAVRTLTDHFRVQTLETLGCADFPDASRAAGAVLSYFRETQPTVPLDHVRRFTVRQNSEYMHLDGVTIRNLELLKPFALNETVSGLKSATLLTVLDRTATAMGSRLLRQWLVRPLVRCDQINARLDAVEELKDRMQVRTALRTGLREIQDIARLGSRIVLGLAGPRELLALKQSLSAFPEIFAQLAPLQSRLLCDARASWDNGQDLYNLIEEAIRPDAPLSLRDGNIIKDGYDPAIDELRKASKEGKSWIAALETQERERTGIESLKIRYNQVFGYYIEITKANLARVPADYIRKQTLVNAERFMTAELKELEERVTGADVKLLAREQEIFIQVRARLANEAHRLDAMATILSLIDVIAGLGEAAALHRYSKPSVTEGGAITIQEGRHPVVERLCTDSGFVPNDTVLDLETNRLLIITGPNMAGKSTYLRQVALIVLMAQIGSFVPAAEAQIGLTDRIFTRVGASDNLAGGQSTFMVEMVETANILQNATQRSLILLDEIGRGTSTYDGLSIAWAIAEHIHDRARLGARTLFATHYHEMTQLEQQRTGIKNYRVAVQERGGDVVFLRKIVAGKADRSYGIHVAKLAGLPTNVIHRAQAVLSQLEQPESTRSELIQEQPPPTSDPLPQPHPIIEEVKQIDLFSMTPLDALNRLAELQRMVSSDSNIPSDR
- a CDS encoding type II toxin-antitoxin system PemK/MazF family toxin — translated: MAKLRKPPRRGDVYWVALDPTVGSEIKKTRPAVIVSNNSCNTFGSRVVVLPLTSHVDSLYPGEAMVVVNGRPARVLGDQIRSLDKSRLQSRIDTLSQEELATVEEAIRITLALQP
- a CDS encoding IS5 family transposase (programmed frameshift), whose amino-acid sequence is MRRYGLRDDQWEKIEKLLPGREGAVGVTAKDNRLFVEAVLYRYRAGIPWRDLPERFGDFRVIHTRHTRWSKGGVWKQVFERLADDPDNGYAMIDSTIVRAHQHSAGAKGGREQEAIGRSKGGLTTKIHATCDALGNPTSFHLTPGQAHDLDGADALLPGIDADTILADKAFDADERIIQPLQQAGKNIVIPPKSNRTTTRAYDKALYRARHLIENFFARLKQFRAIATRYDKRAANFLGAIYLAASITWLN